From a region of the Chromatiales bacterium genome:
- the polA gene encoding DNA polymerase I has translation MATATKLVLVDGTAYLYRAYHALPPLTGPAGQPTGAVFGVGKMLKALIKQENPDYFAVVLDAHGKTFRHELYPQYKAQRPPMPEDLVSQLGTLKYLIKESGYPLLEVGGVEADDVIGTLAHNAEAAGWNVLISTGDKDMAQLISKHITLVDTMKNRHIDADAIKEKFGVLPEQMIDYLALAGDSADNIPGVVGVGPKTAAKWLGEYHTLDEVIAHADSIAGKGGKALKNALPQLPLYRDLVTIRDDVELDCTIDQLKITPPKNERLVTFYKEYGFTQWLDDQVDIVAELNDEASVAYPVYQLILMQSTLDKWLEKLQSVDCFALDIETTTLDYMQAQIVGLSFAVAPGDAAYVPLAHDYCGAPKQLDTQSVLQQLRPLLEDPKLAKLGHNIKYDMEVLLNYDIHLCGIKHDSMLESYIYNSVASRHNLKELAHKYLKAKMKTYQDVAGKGVKQRPFGQIAVTTAAEYAAADADFSLQLHNYLYPKLKEEKSLLKVYREIEMPLMPVIAEIERNGVLVDASLLDKQSQELRQAIMQTEQQIYELAGHKFNIASPKQIQTVLFDEAGLTTDKKTPKGQTSTSEDVLQELAYEHEIPRLILHHRSLSKLKSTYTDKLPRLINAKSKRVHTSYHQAVTSTGRLSSSDPNLQNIPIRTVEGRRIRRAFIARRGYSLVAADYSQIEMRIMAHVSQDAGLLDIFNKDMDMHRATAAEVFGCDLEAVDDEQRRIAKAINFGLIYGMSAFGLAKQLNISRTEASQYVKTYFQRFATVRAYMDSTREQARRQGYVETVSGRRLYLPNINAKDTRRRHYAERTAINAPMQGSAADIIKRAMILISEYFKKDSSDAMMIMQVHDELVIEVPEQHAENVKQACCELMESAAELSVPLKVNADIGNNWDEAH, from the coding sequence TCGGGAAAATGTTGAAGGCTCTGATTAAGCAGGAAAACCCGGACTACTTTGCGGTTGTGCTGGATGCACACGGCAAAACTTTCAGACACGAATTGTATCCTCAATACAAAGCGCAAAGGCCGCCAATGCCGGAAGACCTAGTCTCTCAACTAGGCACATTGAAATATCTAATCAAAGAGAGCGGCTACCCACTATTGGAGGTTGGTGGTGTAGAAGCCGACGATGTAATCGGTACCTTGGCTCACAACGCTGAGGCAGCCGGATGGAATGTGCTCATTTCTACTGGCGATAAGGATATGGCGCAGCTAATCTCCAAACATATTACCTTAGTTGATACGATGAAAAATCGGCATATTGATGCCGATGCTATCAAGGAGAAATTCGGCGTTTTGCCGGAACAAATGATTGATTATTTGGCTTTAGCTGGGGACAGTGCTGACAATATCCCCGGGGTTGTAGGTGTGGGACCTAAAACCGCAGCTAAATGGTTGGGTGAATACCATACTTTAGATGAAGTTATAGCGCATGCTGATAGTATCGCTGGTAAAGGAGGCAAAGCATTAAAAAATGCGTTGCCTCAGCTACCGCTCTATAGAGATTTGGTGACAATACGCGACGATGTAGAGTTAGACTGCACAATTGATCAGTTGAAAATTACACCGCCTAAGAACGAACGATTGGTCACTTTCTATAAAGAATACGGTTTCACCCAATGGCTTGATGATCAAGTGGATATAGTTGCTGAACTCAATGATGAGGCATCAGTGGCTTACCCAGTATATCAACTTATTTTGATGCAAAGTACTCTGGATAAGTGGTTAGAGAAACTACAGTCGGTAGATTGCTTTGCCTTGGATATAGAAACTACGACCTTGGATTATATGCAGGCGCAGATTGTCGGATTATCTTTTGCCGTCGCACCTGGCGATGCTGCTTATGTGCCGTTGGCACACGATTATTGCGGTGCACCTAAACAATTAGATACCCAATCAGTATTACAGCAACTACGCCCCTTATTGGAAGATCCGAAACTCGCCAAATTGGGGCATAACATTAAATACGATATGGAAGTGTTGCTAAACTACGATATCCACTTATGCGGCATCAAACACGACTCTATGCTCGAGTCTTATATCTATAATTCGGTTGCCAGCAGACATAACTTAAAGGAACTTGCTCATAAATACCTAAAAGCTAAGATGAAAACTTATCAAGATGTTGCCGGCAAAGGGGTTAAGCAAAGACCTTTTGGACAAATTGCGGTGACGACCGCTGCCGAATACGCTGCTGCAGATGCCGATTTTAGTCTTCAGTTGCATAACTACTTATATCCTAAGCTCAAAGAAGAAAAATCGTTGCTCAAGGTTTACCGCGAGATAGAAATGCCGTTAATGCCGGTAATTGCCGAGATAGAGCGCAATGGTGTCTTGGTCGATGCCAGTCTTTTGGACAAACAAAGCCAGGAATTACGGCAGGCAATTATGCAAACCGAACAACAGATTTATGAGTTGGCAGGACATAAATTTAATATTGCATCACCTAAACAAATACAAACTGTATTGTTTGATGAAGCTGGACTGACGACAGACAAAAAAACTCCCAAAGGTCAAACATCCACCTCAGAAGATGTTTTACAAGAGCTTGCTTACGAACATGAAATTCCTCGATTGATACTGCATCATCGTTCACTGAGTAAACTGAAATCAACTTATACTGATAAATTACCTCGGTTAATTAACGCTAAAAGCAAACGAGTGCACACCTCTTATCACCAAGCAGTCACATCAACCGGACGCCTATCTTCGTCCGATCCGAATCTGCAGAATATCCCAATTAGAACCGTTGAGGGGCGGCGCATACGCCGTGCTTTTATCGCCCGTCGCGGCTATAGCTTAGTTGCCGCTGATTACTCGCAAATAGAAATGCGTATTATGGCGCATGTATCTCAAGATGCTGGGCTTTTGGATATCTTCAATAAAGATATGGATATGCACCGCGCAACCGCTGCCGAAGTTTTCGGTTGTGATTTAGAAGCAGTGGACGACGAACAGCGACGCATAGCGAAGGCCATAAACTTCGGGTTGATATATGGTATGTCTGCATTCGGCCTTGCCAAACAGCTTAATATCTCTCGCACAGAAGCATCCCAATATGTAAAGACTTATTTCCAACGTTTCGCTACAGTGCGTGCGTATATGGATAGCACGCGCGAGCAAGCACGACGGCAAGGTTATGTTGAGACTGTTAGTGGTCGGCGATTGTATTTGCCGAATATTAATGCCAAAGATACTCGTCGTCGACATTATGCCGAACGCACTGCAATTAATGCACCCATGCAGGGGTCGGCCGCAGATATCATCAAGCGGGCTATGATACTAATTTCCGAATACTTTAAGAAAGATTCAAGTGATGCAATGATGATTATGCAGGTGCACGACGAACTTGTGATAGAAGTTCCCGAACAACACGCCGAAAATGTTAAGCAGGCGTGCTGCGAACTCATGGAGTCGGCGGCCGAACTTTCAGTGCCACTAAAAGTTAACGCCGATATTGGCAACAATTGGGATGAAGCACATTGA
- a CDS encoding SDR family NAD(P)-dependent oxidoreductase, with the protein MSSEHVLVTGGSGFLGSALVKKLLHEGWQVRVLDNNSRGHARRLVDVIDDIDFIVGDVRNYDVVYKASKGMDVVAHLAYINGTEFFYSIPEQILEVGIKGAINTIEACLAHKIERYWVLSSSEVYQSAEVVPTDETAKLVIPDIMNPRYSYGGGKIATELLAVNYGRKAFRQLAVVRPHNVYGADMGFEHVLPQLIMRTARLDRETPKGEAIDFPIRGSGTQTRSFVYIDDFIEGCYLACTKAEKCSFFHIGTMDEMKIKDVAAIVLAVFGRRGNIISSESPAGETSRRCPDIRRVQALGYRPKISLTQGITKMSQWYLENESLWPSA; encoded by the coding sequence ATGTCAAGCGAACATGTTTTAGTGACTGGCGGTAGCGGTTTTTTAGGCAGTGCTCTGGTTAAAAAGTTGCTACACGAAGGCTGGCAAGTACGCGTGTTGGATAATAACTCTAGAGGGCATGCGAGACGTCTTGTCGATGTCATCGACGATATTGATTTCATTGTCGGGGATGTCCGCAACTACGATGTAGTGTATAAGGCATCCAAAGGGATGGATGTAGTCGCACACTTAGCGTATATAAACGGTACTGAGTTTTTTTACAGCATACCTGAACAGATTCTGGAAGTTGGCATAAAAGGAGCCATAAACACGATAGAGGCTTGTCTGGCGCATAAAATAGAGCGCTATTGGGTATTAAGTTCCTCGGAAGTTTACCAGAGCGCAGAGGTTGTTCCTACTGATGAGACTGCAAAACTCGTCATTCCTGATATTATGAATCCGCGTTATAGCTACGGTGGCGGCAAAATCGCGACGGAGTTATTAGCGGTGAATTACGGGCGTAAAGCGTTTCGTCAATTAGCAGTGGTTCGCCCTCACAATGTATACGGAGCAGATATGGGGTTTGAGCATGTTCTACCGCAACTCATTATGCGCACGGCACGTTTGGATAGAGAGACTCCTAAAGGAGAGGCCATAGATTTTCCGATTCGCGGCTCTGGCACACAGACCCGATCTTTCGTCTACATAGACGATTTTATAGAAGGATGCTACCTAGCTTGTACGAAAGCCGAAAAATGCTCCTTTTTCCATATCGGCACGATGGATGAGATGAAAATTAAGGATGTAGCTGCCATCGTATTGGCAGTATTCGGTCGGCGAGGCAATATAATTTCGTCAGAATCGCCGGCTGGAGAAACCAGCCGCCGTTGCCCTGATATTCGACGGGTACAGGCCTTGGGCTATAGACCTAAAATCAGCTTAACACAAGGTATTACAAAAATGTCACAATGGTATCTCGAAAACGAATCACTGTGGCCGTCAGCATAA